A window of Rufibacter sp. LB8 contains these coding sequences:
- the pulA gene encoding type I pullulanase: MRFILLFLLLIFWGKISVNAQMPAPDYTSYPTAPDANLWLTYTPSATTFRLWSPVAQAVTVKLFDRGTGGKARQLIPMRKGRNGLWELTVRRNLNGTFYTYKVKVNGKWLEDTPGIYATAVGVNGERAMVLDLAATNPEGWATDKGPTVKTMNDVVLWEAHVRDITSHPSSGSSFPGKFLGLVEPNTKNKAGQATGLDHIKALGITHIHLLPSFDFVSVNEAKPDSAQFNWGYDPQNYNVPEGSYATDATKPEVRIKEFKQMVKGFHDQGIGVVMDVVYNHTGRTENSNFNLETPGYYYRHTPEGKYSDGAACGNETASERTMMRKFMVESCKFWAREYHIDGFRFDLMALHDLETMNLLAAELKKINPSIILYGEGWTASQSPLPDTAKSLKTNTHQLQHIATFSDDLRDAIKGSVFDDKNAGFVNGAENTEEALKFGIVGSIPHPQVNLTKLGTNAAFWTREPWQAVSYTSCHDNLTLFDKLKVSVPEASPEELKKMHLLANAIVLTSQGTAFLHAGDELLRTKKGAHNSYNLPDSVNQLNWDWKTQHPEVYSYYQSLIELRKTHPAFHLSTADMVRQHLEFVKVENGFLGFRLKNHANGDAWQEILVYYNARDRAVNLSVQGEWNVAAEGNFIDPDGLRTVRGSIAVPPVSMLILFQK; this comes from the coding sequence ATGCGTTTCATTCTACTTTTTCTGCTGCTTATCTTCTGGGGGAAAATTTCCGTTAATGCCCAAATGCCCGCGCCAGATTACACCAGCTACCCCACCGCGCCAGACGCCAACCTGTGGCTGACCTACACGCCGTCGGCCACCACGTTCCGGCTGTGGAGCCCCGTGGCGCAAGCCGTGACCGTGAAGCTCTTTGACCGCGGCACCGGCGGAAAAGCCAGGCAATTGATTCCCATGCGCAAAGGCCGGAACGGGTTGTGGGAACTCACGGTGCGCCGCAACTTGAACGGCACTTTCTACACCTACAAAGTGAAAGTAAACGGCAAATGGCTGGAAGACACGCCCGGCATTTACGCCACCGCCGTGGGCGTGAACGGTGAACGCGCCATGGTCCTGGATTTAGCCGCCACCAACCCCGAAGGTTGGGCCACCGACAAAGGCCCTACCGTGAAAACCATGAACGACGTAGTGCTCTGGGAAGCCCACGTGCGCGACATCACTTCGCACCCCAGTTCTGGCAGTAGTTTCCCCGGTAAATTTTTAGGCTTGGTAGAACCGAACACCAAAAACAAAGCTGGCCAGGCCACCGGATTAGACCACATCAAAGCCCTGGGCATCACGCACATCCACTTGTTGCCGTCCTTTGATTTTGTGTCGGTGAACGAAGCCAAGCCTGACAGCGCGCAGTTCAACTGGGGCTATGACCCGCAGAACTACAACGTGCCCGAAGGTTCTTATGCCACAGACGCCACCAAACCCGAGGTCAGAATCAAGGAATTCAAGCAGATGGTGAAAGGCTTTCATGACCAAGGCATTGGCGTGGTCATGGACGTGGTCTACAACCACACCGGCCGCACCGAGAACTCCAACTTCAACCTGGAAACGCCCGGCTATTATTACCGGCACACCCCCGAAGGCAAGTATTCAGACGGGGCTGCCTGTGGAAACGAAACGGCCAGCGAACGCACCATGATGCGCAAATTTATGGTAGAGTCCTGCAAATTCTGGGCACGGGAGTACCACATAGACGGCTTCCGGTTTGATTTGATGGCCCTACACGACTTGGAAACCATGAACCTGCTGGCTGCCGAGCTCAAGAAAATCAACCCCAGCATCATTCTCTACGGCGAAGGTTGGACCGCTAGCCAGAGCCCATTACCAGACACCGCCAAATCCCTAAAAACCAACACGCACCAACTCCAACACATCGCCACTTTTTCAGATGATTTGCGTGACGCCATCAAAGGCTCTGTGTTCGATGACAAAAATGCAGGTTTTGTGAACGGGGCCGAAAACACCGAGGAAGCCCTGAAATTTGGCATTGTAGGCAGCATTCCACACCCGCAGGTAAACCTTACCAAACTGGGCACCAACGCTGCTTTCTGGACGCGGGAACCATGGCAAGCCGTCTCGTATACCTCCTGCCATGACAACCTCACCCTGTTTGACAAACTCAAAGTCTCGGTGCCCGAAGCTTCTCCTGAGGAATTGAAGAAGATGCACCTGCTCGCCAACGCCATCGTGCTCACCAGCCAAGGCACCGCGTTTCTGCACGCCGGCGATGAACTGCTCCGCACCAAAAAAGGCGCACACAACTCCTACAACCTACCGGATTCTGTGAACCAACTCAACTGGGACTGGAAAACACAACACCCCGAAGTGTACAGCTACTACCAAAGTTTGATAGAACTCCGCAAGACGCATCCCGCTTTCCACCTGTCCACCGCTGACATGGTTCGTCAACACCTGGAATTTGTGAAGGTTGAAAACGGTTTCCTGGGGTTCAGACTGAAAAACCATGCTAACGGCGATGCCTGGCAAGAAATTCTGGTCTACTACAACGCCCGCGACCGCGCCGTCAACCTCTCCGTGCAAGGCGAATGGAACGTAGCCGCCGAAGGTAATTTCATTGACCCCGACGGCCTCAGAACCGTTCGCGGTTCCATTGCCGTTCCGCCGGTGTCTATGCTGATTCTGTTTCAGAAATAG
- a CDS encoding thioredoxin family protein, with protein sequence MRYFAFIIISALALASCSTARQARITAATHTGLKAHENREEKAADGKDSLLIGPTTRVAFEKARYSTWFHPTYLRYKPNEKLMEELVPLLEGVTIKAFIGSWCLDSQRELPRLFKILDAARIPYSRMEMTSLREDKSALNNEDKTYSITAVPTFILYKDGKEVGRIVETAYPTLEMNMITLLKEAKK encoded by the coding sequence ATGCGTTATTTCGCTTTCATCATCATATCGGCGCTGGCTTTGGCTTCCTGCTCAACGGCGCGTCAGGCTCGCATCACCGCTGCCACCCACACCGGCCTCAAAGCCCATGAAAACCGCGAAGAGAAAGCTGCCGACGGCAAAGACAGTCTCTTGATTGGCCCAACCACGCGCGTGGCCTTTGAGAAAGCGCGTTACAGCACCTGGTTCCACCCCACTTACCTGCGCTACAAACCCAACGAAAAACTGATGGAGGAATTGGTGCCCTTGCTGGAAGGCGTGACCATCAAAGCGTTCATCGGCAGCTGGTGCCTCGACAGCCAGCGCGAACTTCCCCGCCTTTTCAAAATCCTGGACGCCGCCCGTATTCCCTATTCCAGAATGGAGATGACCAGCCTCCGCGAGGACAAAAGCGCCCTCAACAACGAAGACAAAACTTATTCCATCACGGCCGTTCCCACGTTTATTCTCTACAAAGACGGCAAAGAAGTGGGCCGGATAGTGGAAACCGCTTATCCTACCCTGGAAATGAACATGATCACGTTGCTCAAAGAAGCCAAGAAATAG
- a CDS encoding dicarboxylate/amino acid:cation symporter — MKKSSLALVAFVIITIAAVLSVMQNYNLVALPEMALAVARWAGIAVLLLFAYQKKSLTTWILVSMVVGAEIGYSFPDFAQNLNVLSKIFLKLVKTIIAPLVFATLVVGIAGHSNLKQVGSMGAKALIYFEVVTTIALFIGLLAINLSRAGDGIELKGEISNEIKAAEPQTWSDIILHIFPENIAKSIAEGQVLQIVVFSVLFGIGLAMLNERKRRPLLEVTESLAETMFKFTNIIMYFAPIAVGAALAYTVGHMGFGILVNLFKLLATLYLALIAFLLLVLLPVALAFRIPIKMFVQAIAEPVSIAFATTSSEAALPRAMEAMESIGVPRKIVAFVMPMGYSFNLDGSTLYLSLASIFVAQAAGIEMSWEQQLLMVFTLMLTSKGIAGVPRASLVILLGTAASFNLPVWPIFIILGIDELMDMARTSVNVIGNCLATAVIARWEGEFVDLDAPRPIESV; from the coding sequence ATGAAAAAATCTTCGCTTGCGCTGGTGGCCTTTGTAATCATCACTATTGCCGCCGTTCTGTCTGTGATGCAAAATTACAACCTGGTGGCGCTGCCAGAAATGGCCTTGGCCGTGGCCCGCTGGGCCGGTATTGCGGTGCTGCTGTTGTTCGCCTACCAAAAGAAAAGCCTTACCACCTGGATTCTGGTGAGCATGGTGGTGGGCGCCGAGATTGGCTACAGTTTCCCAGACTTCGCGCAGAACCTGAACGTGTTGAGCAAGATTTTCCTCAAACTGGTGAAAACCATCATCGCGCCGCTGGTATTTGCCACGCTGGTGGTGGGCATTGCCGGCCACTCTAACCTCAAGCAGGTGGGCAGCATGGGCGCCAAGGCCTTGATTTATTTTGAGGTAGTGACCACCATTGCCCTGTTCATTGGGTTGCTGGCCATTAACTTAAGCCGCGCGGGCGACGGTATTGAGCTCAAAGGCGAAATCAGCAATGAGATTAAGGCCGCTGAGCCCCAGACGTGGTCAGATATTATCCTGCACATCTTCCCGGAGAACATAGCCAAATCCATTGCCGAGGGCCAGGTGCTGCAGATTGTGGTGTTCAGTGTACTCTTCGGCATTGGCCTGGCCATGCTCAACGAGCGCAAGCGCCGCCCGCTGCTGGAAGTGACCGAGAGCTTGGCCGAGACCATGTTCAAGTTCACCAACATCATTATGTACTTCGCGCCTATTGCGGTAGGTGCCGCCCTTGCCTACACGGTGGGGCACATGGGCTTCGGGATTTTAGTTAACCTATTCAAACTACTGGCAACCTTATACTTAGCCTTGATTGCGTTTTTGTTGCTGGTGCTATTGCCGGTGGCCCTGGCATTCAGAATTCCAATTAAAATGTTTGTGCAGGCTATTGCTGAGCCGGTGTCCATTGCCTTTGCTACTACCAGTTCAGAGGCCGCCTTGCCCCGCGCCATGGAAGCCATGGAGTCTATTGGCGTGCCGCGCAAGATTGTGGCGTTTGTGATGCCTATGGGCTATAGTTTCAACCTAGACGGCTCCACCTTGTATCTTTCCCTGGCCTCTATCTTTGTGGCCCAGGCCGCTGGCATTGAAATGTCTTGGGAGCAGCAGTTGTTGATGGTGTTCACCTTAATGCTCACCAGCAAAGGAATTGCCGGCGTGCCCCGCGCCTCACTGGTAATTTTGCTGGGAACCGCTGCTTCTTTTAATCTTCCGGTATGGCCAATCTTCATCATTCTGGGCATTGACGAATTGATGGACATGGCCCGCACCTCGGTCAACGTGATTGGCAACTGTCTGGCCACCGCCGTAATTGCCCGTTGGGAAGGCGAATTTGTGGACCTTGACGCGCCCCGCCCTATTGAATCTGTGTAA